From Erigeron canadensis isolate Cc75 chromosome 8, C_canadensis_v1, whole genome shotgun sequence, one genomic window encodes:
- the LOC122609833 gene encoding bifunctional riboflavin kinase/FMN phosphatase-like isoform X2, giving the protein MTHANHPFILRNLKVFLFPLTRTMNGQHRVSAVIFDLDGTLLNTEVVNEEILKEVLVRYGKVMDMEKEKNKVGMSHRDSTIATVKDYHLPITPQQLSHIITPMFHHKWLQAKPLPGVNRLMKHLHKHGVPFALASNSRSKSIEIKLSSQRGWREYFSTIIAGDQVKSGKPSPDLFLEAANKMGVDSSSCLVIEDSIVGVKAGKAANMQVVAIPSTQSESDQFLIADYVIHSFLDFQPELWGLPPFEDWVMKALPIEQIHFRGSYLNGFLHEISDIGVYLSGQVWGIFFGWVDVDSQKRFKIVVSIRWDHSRGSFRRNIIGALGLHFIANGSNSKLV; this is encoded by the exons ATGACACATGCTAATCATCCATTCATCCTCAGAAATCTGAAGGTATTTCTATTCCCATTAACACGAACCATGAATGGGCAGCATCGCGTATCCGCTGTGATATTCGACTTGGATGGCACCCTTTTGAACACAG AAGTAGTTAATGAGGAGATATTGAAGGAAGTTCTTGTCAGATATGGGAaagtgatggatatggaaaagGAGAAGAACAAGGTAGGAATGTCACACCGTGACTCAACTATTGCAACTGTCAAAGATTATCATCTTCCAATTACACCTCAACAACTCTCCCACATCATCACTCCTATGTTTCATCACAA GTGGCTGCAAGCCAAACCACTTCCTGGTGTTAATCGTCTGATGAAGCATCTCCATAAGCATGGAGTTCCATTTGCACTTGCTTCAAATTCAAGAAGCAAGAGTATAGAAATCAAGTTGTCCTCCCAAAGAG GTTGGAGGGAATACTTTTCAACAATTATTGCAGGTGATCAAGTCAAATCAGGGAAACCATCTCCAGACCT GTTTTTGGAAGCTGCAAATAAAATGGGTGTGGATTCATCTTCCTGTCTCGTGATAGAAGATTCTAT TGTAGGTGTTAAAGCTGGGAAGGCTGCAAATATGCAAGTGGTAGCAATTCCATCTACTCAAAGTGAATCAGATCAATTTTTAATTGCTGATTATGTAATTCATTCATTTCTAGATTTTCAACCGGAGTTATGGGGACTCCCACCATTTGAGGATT GGGTGATGAAAGCATTGCCAATTGAACAGATTCATTTCAGGGGATCATACTTAAATGGATTTCTGCATGAAATTTCag ATATTGGAGTTTATCTTTCTGGTCAAGTCTGGGGTATCTTTTTTGGTTGGGTTGACGTTGACTCGCAAAAGAGATTCAAGATTGTTGTTAGCATCAGATGGGACCATAGTCGTGGCTCTTTTAGGAGAAACATT ATTGGTGCACTCGGGTTACATTTTATTGCTAACGGGTCAAACAG CAAGCTTGTTTAA
- the LOC122609833 gene encoding bifunctional riboflavin kinase/FMN phosphatase-like isoform X1 — MTHANHPFILRNLKVFLFPLTRTMNGQHRVSAVIFDLDGTLLNTEVVNEEILKEVLVRYGKVMDMEKEKNKVGMSHRDSTIATVKDYHLPITPQQLSHIITPMFHHKWLQAKPLPGVNRLMKHLHKHGVPFALASNSRSKSIEIKLSSQRGWREYFSTIIAGDQVKSGKPSPDLFLEAANKMGVDSSSCLVIEDSIVGVKAGKAANMQVVAIPSTQSESDQFLIADYVIHSFLDFQPELWGLPPFEDWVMKALPIEQIHFRGSYLNGFLHEISDIGVYLSGQVWGIFFGWVDVDSQKRFKIVVSIRWDHSRGSFRRNIQACLINGSDEPTSDQPMQVALVGYIRGFHTERDPSADAQILDQDKSIAEACLDLTAYSYHRSSLA; from the exons ATGACACATGCTAATCATCCATTCATCCTCAGAAATCTGAAGGTATTTCTATTCCCATTAACACGAACCATGAATGGGCAGCATCGCGTATCCGCTGTGATATTCGACTTGGATGGCACCCTTTTGAACACAG AAGTAGTTAATGAGGAGATATTGAAGGAAGTTCTTGTCAGATATGGGAaagtgatggatatggaaaagGAGAAGAACAAGGTAGGAATGTCACACCGTGACTCAACTATTGCAACTGTCAAAGATTATCATCTTCCAATTACACCTCAACAACTCTCCCACATCATCACTCCTATGTTTCATCACAA GTGGCTGCAAGCCAAACCACTTCCTGGTGTTAATCGTCTGATGAAGCATCTCCATAAGCATGGAGTTCCATTTGCACTTGCTTCAAATTCAAGAAGCAAGAGTATAGAAATCAAGTTGTCCTCCCAAAGAG GTTGGAGGGAATACTTTTCAACAATTATTGCAGGTGATCAAGTCAAATCAGGGAAACCATCTCCAGACCT GTTTTTGGAAGCTGCAAATAAAATGGGTGTGGATTCATCTTCCTGTCTCGTGATAGAAGATTCTAT TGTAGGTGTTAAAGCTGGGAAGGCTGCAAATATGCAAGTGGTAGCAATTCCATCTACTCAAAGTGAATCAGATCAATTTTTAATTGCTGATTATGTAATTCATTCATTTCTAGATTTTCAACCGGAGTTATGGGGACTCCCACCATTTGAGGATT GGGTGATGAAAGCATTGCCAATTGAACAGATTCATTTCAGGGGATCATACTTAAATGGATTTCTGCATGAAATTTCag ATATTGGAGTTTATCTTTCTGGTCAAGTCTGGGGTATCTTTTTTGGTTGGGTTGACGTTGACTCGCAAAAGAGATTCAAGATTGTTGTTAGCATCAGATGGGACCATAGTCGTGGCTCTTTTAGGAGAAACATT CAAGCTTGTTTAATCAATGGAAGTGATGAACCAACTAGTGATCAGCCAATGCAAGTAGCACTTGTTGGTTACATCAGAGGATTTCATACCGAG CGAGATCCTTCAGCTGATGCTCAGATACTTGATCAAGATAAGTCGATTGCAGAAGCTTGTTTGGACTTAACAGCATATAGCTATCACAGGAGTAGCCTGGCCTAA